The genomic window CGCTAGATTATCCAAATGTTCAAAGGAGCCAACGAGTGGCACGCACCGCCGACCCCCACCGCCGCGAAGCAATTCTCCGCGCTGCCCGCGAAATTTTTATGGAACAAGGCTATACCAAAGCCCGCATGCTCGATATTGCCGCCCGCGCCGAGATGGCCACTGGTACGCTTTATCTCTACTTTGATTCCAAGCAAACCCTGGCAATGGCCCTAGCCGATTCGGTTCTAGAGGGTTTAACCGAGGTGATTCTGCCGATTTTGGCGCTTGAATCAACTCCAATCATGATTCGCGAATGTGTGCAAACAGCGATTCGCTTTTCGCTGCAACATACCGATTTATTTCGCTTGTTGGGGCTAGAAGCTGGCTTGAGTATCGAGGTTGAACACCAACAGCCTGCTCGCCTCCGTTTGCACGCCCTGCTGGCCGAAGCGCTAGCCCAACGCATGCAGCAAGGTACAATCTATACCTATCAACCACTGGCCTTGGCCGAAATTCTGGCGGGCTTGATTGAATGGGTTGTGACCATGGCCATGATTCGCGGTGAAAGCGATGTCAGCCATTACGAACCAACCTTATTGCAATTTATTGAGCAGGCTTTACTACCACCAAACCCAACCCACTAATCTAGCGCGTTTCAAGCTACGACAACGCCTCAAGCTCAGCCAAATAGGGGATGCAAAGTCCTACTGCACAAAAATATCCAGATATGCTATCATAAGGTGCAACCACACCTCAGCCATTAGGTATTCGAACCATGCGTGCATTCTTTACTCCAGCCACATGGCTGATGAAACGCCTAACCTATCCCCAAAAATTTGGGTTATTGAGCTTGGTTTTCGCCATTCCATTAACCTTTTTGCTGAGTGCCCAATTAACCGAAATTCAACGCCAAATTAATTTTACGCGGAGCGAACTAACTGGCACGACCTATTTGCAACCGCTACGTGAAATTTTGCAAGATATTATCGAGCAACAATTAATCGCCGAGCGCTATCTTGGTGGCGATCAAGCATTTTTAACTCCACTTTTGCTTAAAAACGAAGAGCTTGCCCAACATCTTGAAGCATTTAAAGCCTTCGATTTGCAATATCAGGATCGCTATGATACCCAAACACAAGTCACAATCCTGTTTAATGAATGGGAACGGCTGCAAGCTCAATTAACCTTGCGCAGTGTGCCCGATAGCAATGCCGCCCACGATCGGCTGATTCAGGCGATTCGTGCCTGCATGCAGCGGATCGGCGATCAATCAGGCTTAATTCTCGACCCAAACATCGATAGCTATTATTTAATGAATGCCTTGATTGAAACCTTGCCAGCCCACCAGGCTGCTACCGCACGCGTCGCTGGAGCTGGTGGCAATGCAATCACTCGTGGCACGGTCAGCAGCGAAGAAAAAAACACGTTGACGGTTGTCAATAGCCAACTCCAAGAAACCAATACCAAAATCAACTATAGCTTAGGCGTAGTGTTTAGCAATAATGAAAGCTTGCGCCCATTACTAGAAAGTGCAGTTCGCACCTTTATTCAGGCGACTGAGGAATTAAGTTTCCAAATTATTTTGCAAGTGATTCGCGTTGAAACTCCAACGATTGATCCAAGCATTTTTCGCCAAGAAACCGAACGCACGCTCAATGCTAGCTTTGGCCTGTGGGATCAAACGTCAATTCAGCTTGATAATGTGCTCAACCAGCGCATTAATCAAGCGCAAAATCGTCGAATCTTTTTCATCAGCCTAATCACGATTCTCGTCTTAGTGGCAGTATATCTCTTCCTTGGCTTCTATCGCGCAGTAATGGATACGGTTCGCGCTTTTCAACGGGCGGCTGGCAGCATGCTGACCTCAAATACCTTGAGCAATGTAGCAATTGATACCCGCGATGAATTAGGCCAAGTTGCAACGTCGTTCAACTCAATCGCCAGCGCAATGGTCGAATCGAGCAGCCAACGCCAAGCCATCGTTGATCACGCTGCCGAAGCAATTATTACCTATGATCAACAGGGCATTATTCGCTCAGCCAATCGCGCTGCCGAACGCATTTTGGGCCGCAACGTCGATCAACTAAATATTGCTGAAGTGCTAGGCGTAGAACTTGCTACCATCCAACAACAAACTGCTGCCTATGAGTTTGATGTGCGCTTGCCAACCAATGATATTCAACCAGTTGAAATGGTGTTGGGCACAATGCAGCTCGGCGAGCAGCAACTCTGGATCGCCTTCCTGCGTGATATTCGCATTCGCCGCCGCACTGAGCAAGAACGCAATCGGCTGCAAGATGAGATTATTCGTGGCCATGCTGCCGTGCTGGCTCGCTTGAACGCTCCGTTAATTCCGCTCAGCGATAATGTGGTGGTCATGCCGTTGGTCGGGGCGCTTGATGGCGAACGCTTACAGCAGATTACCAATAATTTGCTCGAAGGCTTATCGAACCAACGGGCACGGGTTGCCTTGCTCGATATGACTGGCGTGCCAAATGTTGATCGTGAAGTGGCCAGCCGTTTGTTACGTGCCGCCCAAGGCATTCGCTTACTTGGCGCAGACCTCATTTTGACCGGAATTCAGCCCGATGTGGCCCAAGCATTAATCAGCGTCGGCGGCGATCTGGGCGATCTCCAGACCTACCCCACCTTGCAACAAGGTATTCGGATGGTATTACGCAACCAAGCGTAACCCCAGCCATCCAATCCACGTACCAGCAACGAACCTATCTTAACGCCTCACAAAGCGCTACAATAGAGCTTGTCAGTTTAAGGAGAATAAGCTTATGCAACGCTTCTTCCGTAGTTTTCTAGTCGTTATTATGCTGGTGCTTGCAGCTTGTGGCGAAGAAGCCCAACCTACCACCACCACTAACCAAACTAGTGGGCCAGTTGTAGGCGCAAATGATCTACTGATTAGCATCACCTACAGCCCAGAGAAAACCAAATGGCTTCAAGAACGCATCGCCACTTTCAACAACCAAAATGTGCAATCCAACGGTAAACGGGTCATCGTTGAAGGCAAAGAGCTTTCCTCAGGCACAGCCCGCACCCAAATTCGCGCTGGCCAACTTCAGACAACCATCTGGACACCTTCGGCCTCGACGTGGCTGGAAGTATTGAAGAAAGAAAGCAATAATCCCACCATTGCCGAAGCCGATCCTCAATCGTTGGTGCTCACACCAGTGGTTATTTCGATGTGGAAACCAATGGCCGAAGCCATGGGCTACCCTGGCAAAGAGGTCGGCTGGTCGGATATGTTGGCGCTGATTCAGGATACCGAAGGCTGGGGTAAATTCGGCCAACAAGATTGGGGCCGCTTCTCGTGGGGCCACACCGACCCCGACATTAGCACCACCGCACTTTCAACTGTGCTGGCTGAGTTGTATGCAGCCAACGGCAAAACCAGCGATTTGACGGTCGAAGACATCAATCAAGAAAAAAGCCAACAATTTTTGCGTGATTTAGCCCAAGGCATCAAGCACTATGGCTCGAATACCTTGGTGTTCAGCCAAAACATGCAAAAATATGGCATGGCCTATATTTCAGCCTTTCCGATGGAAGAAATTACCCTGATAGATTTCAACAAACAGGCTCCCAATGTCCCGTTAGTGGCAATCTATCCCAAAGAAGGCACGTTTATCCACGATAATCCCTTTATTGTGATGAGCGATGCAACTGCCGACCAAAAAGCTGCTGCGAGCGTTTTCTACGATTTCTTGCTTACGCCTGAAAGCCAAAATTTGGCCATGCAGCAAGGTTTTCGGCCAGCTAACGTCGATGTAGCGTTGGCATCACCATTAACTGCTCAATTTGGCGTAGACCCCAATCAACCACGCAATTCGTTGGCAACCCCACCAGCCGATGTGATTGTGGCTGCCAAAAATGCATGGGCTAACAATCGTAAGCCCGCCAATATTATGTTGGTGGTCGATAGCTCTGGCTCGATGCGCGACGACGACAAAATGGATCAAGCGAAACTTGGGGTTGAAGTGTTTCTCAATCGCTTGCCGAGCAAAGATAACATCGGCATGATCGGCTTCTCATCAAGCCCAGCCGTCTTAGTGCCCCTTGCCACGCGCAGCGAAAACATGGCTAATTTGCAAATGCAAACCCAAGGGCTAGTGCCCGATGGTAATACCTCGCTCTACGATGCAATCGATTTGGCCCGTCAGGAGTTGGAAAACCTCAAACAACCTGATCGAATTAATGCAATTGTGGTGCTAAGCGACGGCGCTGATACTGCTAGCCAGCTTTCAATCGATCAAATGCTCAGCAATTTTGGTGAATCAAGTATTCAAATCTTCCCAATTGCCTATGGTGCTGATGCTGAAACTTCAATTTTGCAACAAATTGCCGATTTCTCACGCACCGAGTTGGTCCAAGGTAGCACTGGCGATATTGATAAAATCTTCGAAAATTTGAGCCGCTACTTCTAAAAATAACAGCGGTGGGGTTGGAAGCAACCCCACCGCGCTGTTTCAGCCGAACTAGTTGCCCTAGTAAACAAAGATAATAAAGATAAAGGTGATCACGAAGGCAGCCGCTAGCAAGCCAACTCCTAGCCAACTCATAATCCGTGACCAATCGCGGAATACTCGCGATTCTTCTTCGCTAATGCTATTTTTGAAGCCAAGCAAATGCAAGGTAAACAGATCGCTTGGCAATTCGCCTGGCTCTTCGACGATCACTGGCACGCTGGGCGTATCTGCGTCGTTATCATCATTATAGAGCTTGACCACATCGCCATCATCAAGCTGTTGGCCAATCGAAAATTGCAGCTTGGTCACAGGCACCATATGTGCCACCAATCGCGCCAAAACGATCCGCTTATCCTTGGTGACTTCAGTCATGGCTTTTTCAACCAAGCTATCAAGTTTGGGAATTAACGCCCACTCTTTGGGAATCATGTTGAGTGTATAATTACAGACCTCGACTGCTTCGCTTTGCAACACAGCCTCATCAACCGCTGGTAAATCATCATTAATCTGCCAGGTTTGCGGAATTCGTTGCCAATTGAAGGCCTTGCGCTTGACGATCATGCCAATCCCCTGACAATCAGGGCAAACCAAATAGCCTTTACCTTTACAATCGCTACAGGTTTGAACTTCGTTTTCGACAACTTGGGTTGGGGTTTGCACCTTATTGCCATTTGCATCGGTTACATCAACCATCTTTTCGACAGTTTTAGTAATGGTTACCCGACCGTTGCCTTTACATTTTTGACATAAGATGTTGCATTTGCCAGCACAACGCCCACATTGGCTGACCTGTTCCGAACCTTTGATCCGATCAACCAAGCCTTCGGAAGCGACGAAATCGGTGATCTCAGGCAGCTTGACCTCCCAAACCCCCAGTTCCATATCGCCAGTCATGGGTTGGCGTTCACGATCAGCCTCTTGCTTAACAAAAGCTTCGCCGCGCACTTCATACAGCACATCAAGTTTATAGTAATAAATATTTTGGCTTTGTACGCGATAGAAGGTTGCTAAGCGGCCAATGTTACGGCGGCGAAAGCGTTCGCCCATGCTCCAAGCTTCCAGCAAATTGACCAAATGATCAGGCTGGCTCAAAATCGCGGCCCGTCGATGGGCACGTTTGATATGTTCGGCTTTTAGGTGTGGACCAAGATATTCTTCGACGGCGTTTGGTTGGAGACCTTCCGCTTGGAAGGATGGGGCTAGATAGAGCGAGTGGCGCTGCACAGAGACGCTCCCTTCACTGGTAGTCAAGGCAGGATGCTCCGAAAAAATCCGACGTAGCGCCGCACTCGCTTCGGCCACTGTCCGATAGCGCTGAGCGGGATCAACCGATAACAATTTGGCAAGTATCGGGTCGATGTCAGGCGAAAGACCAACTAACGTCGAGATGGGTGGAAACGGTTGAACATGCTCAGGGTCGGCATAATCCAGCGGGTCGGCCCATGGCAAACGGCCAGCCAACATCGCATATAAAATCAAACCAAGCCCAAAAATATCGGATTGAGCATTGACTTCGCGTGCTCCCCGCAGATGCTCAGGCGAGAAATAGCCAGGTGTGCCCATAACCACACGATTGGTCGTGTTACTGTGGGTTTGCTCCGAGCGGGCAATCCCAAAATCGCAGAGCATGGCCTGCTGTAAACCCTGATCAAACAAAATGTTGCCAGGCGAAACATCACGATGAATGATGCCTTGGCTATGGGCAAAATCTAAAGCCTCACCAATTTGGTAAAACACGCTGAGCGCTAGATCAGGGCTGAGCCGTTGCTCTGGGGCAGTTTCGAGCATGCGCTTCAATGAACCACCCAGCGCCGCCGCCATCACCGTATAGGCAAATGGCCCTTGCATCCCATGATCATAAATTTCGATAATCTGAGGATGGCGCAGCTTGCTGGTGATTTCGGCCTCACGCTGAAAACGCTCAACCAGCTCCTCGGTATGATTAAGCAACACCTTAATTGCCACTTGGCGCGGCAAGGCCCGATGCTGACCAAGAAAAACTGCTGCAACCCCTCCCCGATCTAGTTCACGCTCAATCGTATAGTTGCCAAACGTTCGAGGTAGCACGATCCGGCTCCTGTTCAGCAGACAGCTTCAAAAACTCAATCCAAGCGCAGATTATAGCATAGCCGTCCCACATGTGGGGGAGGCCCGATAAATTATGAAGGATGAAGGATGAGGGATGAGGGATGAAGGATAGAACAAAGAACATAGAATATAGAAATTTAGGGCGATTGATCCACGAAGGGCACGAAGGCTATAGGCTTTTGGCTTTTGGCTATCGAAGATTGGGTGGAAATGCCAACAATTGTTCCGCTAGCCAATAGCCTAAAACCAAAAGCCTAAAACCCAACTTCGTGTCCTTCGTGGCCTTCGTGGATCGACATCGCTATTGCTGATTGGGCAGAATGAGGATTAACCCGTAAAATCAGCTATTGAACTGAGTCGCACGCAGCGATATATCAGCTAGAATAGCCATGGCTTAGCACGAAAGATTCGATCATGCCTGAATTTGCCTATAACATCCGTCAATATTATCCCCAGCAACGCCAAGAACTGTTGCAGGTGATCGCCCAAATTGAAACTTATCCTAATGCTGCTGAACGAGTATTGACCAAAGCCAACTTGATTATGCTGCATTGCGATCAGGTTGATCCGCATACGGCCATGATTGTGAAGCAAGAATTATTGGCGCTCGATGGCGATGCCTTGGTCAGCCCACACGTCTATCTCGGCCAAAGCACGCAGCCAACTAATCTGCTGGCGTGGGCCAATGAACGCTCGTGGCGAGCCTTATGTGGCAAGTTTCAAGCGATTCCCTTGCCTGCCTTACAAGCTTTAGCCCAACAAATTGGTGCGTTGCTGTTACACAATCAAGCGCGGGGCAGCCTCAAACTTGGTGCAACTCAATGGGATTGGGGTCGAAAAACCTTGGTGATGGGTATTGTCAATGTTACCCCCGATTCTTTCTCCAACGATGGCTTGCTTGAGGCCGAAACCAGCCAGATTCAGCAACAAGCGCTTGAGTTTGCCGCTGCAGGAGCCGATATTCTGGATGTTGGCGGCGAATCGACGCGACCTGGTGCCAGTATTGTGAGCATCGATCAGGAGATTGCGCGGGTTGTGCCAGCGATTCAAGCGATTCGTCACGTTTGCCAATTGCCAATTTCGATTGATAGCTACAAAGCTGAGGTTGTGGCGGCTGCGCTTGAAGCTGGGGCAAACGTTGTTAATGATATTTGGGGTTTGCGCCAAGCCGATGGCAGCTGGAATACGGCGCTAGCGCAGTTAGTGGCACAAGCCCAAGTTCCGATCATTTTGATGCACAATCGAGTCAGCATGGTTGAGCAATTTGCTCATGGCACAAATTACGCTGCTAGCGAATATGGCGATATTATCGGCGAAGTTTGTGCCGAATTACGCCAAAGCATCGATTTTGCCCTGCAAGCGGGCATTGCCAACGATTTAATTGTGCTTGACCCAGGCATTGGTTTCGGCAAAAGCCCTGAACAAAATCTACAAGTATTACGTCAACTACGAACAATTGCCAGCTTAGGCTACCCGTTGTTGGTCGGCACTAGCCGAAAATCCATGATTGGGATAACATTAAACCGACCTGTTGAGCAACGCCTGTGGGGCACAGCCGCCACCGTGGCCTATGCGATTCAAGCAGGAGCCGATATTGTGCGGGTGCACGATGTTGCGGCAATGGTCGATGTTTGTCGAATGACCGATGCCTTAGTTCGTCACGAAGGATAGAATATGCAACAAGCGCAAACCCAGCGCCAACCCTCCCGACTGTTTACCATGGCTATCATTGGGCTAGCCGTGTTTGTGGTAGCCGCCATTTTGCTAATTGGGGTCGCTCAAGGTGGCCAAAATGTGATTACCTTGGCGGTTCCGGCCTTTATGGCGGGCGTTTTATCGTTTCTATCGCCCTGTACCTTGCCCGTGCTACCAGCCTATTTCGCTTGGACGTTTGGAATCAATAGTGCTGGTGATGAAAGCCTCGCGCAAAAACGCCAACGTACAATTATCTCATCGCTAGCTTTTTTTGCGGGCTTGGCAACCACGATGGTGGTGTTGGGAATGGCGATTACGGCCACCAGTCAAGCCATTCGCGGCATTTCATCCAACAAAGATTTGTTCGCCCAAATTGGCGGGGTGATTATCATTGTCATGGGTGTGATGAGCATTTTTGGGATTGGCTTCACCGGAGCGAATATCAAACGTAGCTCCAGCGCCACCGTTGGCAGCGCGTATCTGTATGGATTAACCTTTGCGCTGGGCTGGACAGCTTGTATTGGGCCAATTCTTGGGGCAATTTTGACCTTGCTGATTTCAACCGGAGCCTCGATTATTGCTGGCGCAACCTTGACCTTTATCTATGTGCTTGGCTTAGCCTTGCCTTTGATGATCGTGGCGACCTTCTTCAACAAACTTGGCCAAGGCTCCAAGGGCTGGAAGCTTCTGCGTGGGCGGGCTTTGGAGTTTAATATCGGCAAGCGCGTCGTGATTTTGCACTCCACCAGCGTGATCAGCGGCGTGTTGTTGATTGCGGTTGGGATTTTGCTAGTGACTGGCCAAATGAGCACATTGAATGATATTGCCCTCGATAATCCCATTAGCAAATGGGCCAACAACGTGCAATACGATATTCAAACCTTCTTTACTGGCGAGTAAGCAGGGAGCACACCAAGCCAAACTGCCCTTCTCCCGCTGGGGGGAGAAGGGTTGGGGTGAGGGCAACACTTAAAACAATTCATACATCACATTAATCGGGTCGCGGTCGTCGTTGTCGGGGGCGATGTTGACTGGCCGCACATAGCCGCGCAAATACAAATATTCAACGAATGCGCCCACTTTTTCGATGCCCAATAGCTGATCGTAGCCCTGTAAACCACGATACATGGCGGCGCTAAGCTGGGCCACAGTTTGCGGCTGGGCCTTGAGCAAATCGCTAATCCGATCGATTTTACGTTGATTAGAAGCGAAAATTTGCTCTAAGCGCTGGGCTAAGTTTTCGATTGGCTGCTCGTGGCCGCCCAAGGTCAATTCAATGCCATCAAGTTTGGCAACTTGGCGCAAGCCACTAATATAATGCTCCAAGCCTGTGCCTGGGGTAATCATTTCGGGCGCAAGATG from Chloroflexota bacterium includes these protein-coding regions:
- a CDS encoding TetR/AcrR family transcriptional regulator, with protein sequence MARTADPHRREAILRAAREIFMEQGYTKARMLDIAARAEMATGTLYLYFDSKQTLAMALADSVLEGLTEVILPILALESTPIMIRECVQTAIRFSLQHTDLFRLLGLEAGLSIEVEHQQPARLRLHALLAEALAQRMQQGTIYTYQPLALAEILAGLIEWVVTMAMIRGESDVSHYEPTLLQFIEQALLPPNPTH
- a CDS encoding PAS domain S-box protein, with product MRAFFTPATWLMKRLTYPQKFGLLSLVFAIPLTFLLSAQLTEIQRQINFTRSELTGTTYLQPLREILQDIIEQQLIAERYLGGDQAFLTPLLLKNEELAQHLEAFKAFDLQYQDRYDTQTQVTILFNEWERLQAQLTLRSVPDSNAAHDRLIQAIRACMQRIGDQSGLILDPNIDSYYLMNALIETLPAHQAATARVAGAGGNAITRGTVSSEEKNTLTVVNSQLQETNTKINYSLGVVFSNNESLRPLLESAVRTFIQATEELSFQIILQVIRVETPTIDPSIFRQETERTLNASFGLWDQTSIQLDNVLNQRINQAQNRRIFFISLITILVLVAVYLFLGFYRAVMDTVRAFQRAAGSMLTSNTLSNVAIDTRDELGQVATSFNSIASAMVESSSQRQAIVDHAAEAIITYDQQGIIRSANRAAERILGRNVDQLNIAEVLGVELATIQQQTAAYEFDVRLPTNDIQPVEMVLGTMQLGEQQLWIAFLRDIRIRRRTEQERNRLQDEIIRGHAAVLARLNAPLIPLSDNVVVMPLVGALDGERLQQITNNLLEGLSNQRARVALLDMTGVPNVDREVASRLLRAAQGIRLLGADLILTGIQPDVAQALISVGGDLGDLQTYPTLQQGIRMVLRNQA
- a CDS encoding VWA domain-containing protein, which codes for MQRFFRSFLVVIMLVLAACGEEAQPTTTTNQTSGPVVGANDLLISITYSPEKTKWLQERIATFNNQNVQSNGKRVIVEGKELSSGTARTQIRAGQLQTTIWTPSASTWLEVLKKESNNPTIAEADPQSLVLTPVVISMWKPMAEAMGYPGKEVGWSDMLALIQDTEGWGKFGQQDWGRFSWGHTDPDISTTALSTVLAELYAANGKTSDLTVEDINQEKSQQFLRDLAQGIKHYGSNTLVFSQNMQKYGMAYISAFPMEEITLIDFNKQAPNVPLVAIYPKEGTFIHDNPFIVMSDATADQKAAASVFYDFLLTPESQNLAMQQGFRPANVDVALASPLTAQFGVDPNQPRNSLATPPADVIVAAKNAWANNRKPANIMLVVDSSGSMRDDDKMDQAKLGVEVFLNRLPSKDNIGMIGFSSSPAVLVPLATRSENMANLQMQTQGLVPDGNTSLYDAIDLARQELENLKQPDRINAIVVLSDGADTASQLSIDQMLSNFGESSIQIFPIAYGADAETSILQQIADFSRTELVQGSTGDIDKIFENLSRYF
- a CDS encoding protein kinase, encoding MLPRTFGNYTIERELDRGGVAAVFLGQHRALPRQVAIKVLLNHTEELVERFQREAEITSKLRHPQIIEIYDHGMQGPFAYTVMAAALGGSLKRMLETAPEQRLSPDLALSVFYQIGEALDFAHSQGIIHRDVSPGNILFDQGLQQAMLCDFGIARSEQTHSNTTNRVVMGTPGYFSPEHLRGAREVNAQSDIFGLGLILYAMLAGRLPWADPLDYADPEHVQPFPPISTLVGLSPDIDPILAKLLSVDPAQRYRTVAEASAALRRIFSEHPALTTSEGSVSVQRHSLYLAPSFQAEGLQPNAVEEYLGPHLKAEHIKRAHRRAAILSQPDHLVNLLEAWSMGERFRRRNIGRLATFYRVQSQNIYYYKLDVLYEVRGEAFVKQEADRERQPMTGDMELGVWEVKLPEITDFVASEGLVDRIKGSEQVSQCGRCAGKCNILCQKCKGNGRVTITKTVEKMVDVTDANGNKVQTPTQVVENEVQTCSDCKGKGYLVCPDCQGIGMIVKRKAFNWQRIPQTWQINDDLPAVDEAVLQSEAVEVCNYTLNMIPKEWALIPKLDSLVEKAMTEVTKDKRIVLARLVAHMVPVTKLQFSIGQQLDDGDVVKLYNDDNDADTPSVPVIVEEPGELPSDLFTLHLLGFKNSISEEESRVFRDWSRIMSWLGVGLLAAAFVITFIFIIFVY
- the folP gene encoding dihydropteroate synthase — its product is MPEFAYNIRQYYPQQRQELLQVIAQIETYPNAAERVLTKANLIMLHCDQVDPHTAMIVKQELLALDGDALVSPHVYLGQSTQPTNLLAWANERSWRALCGKFQAIPLPALQALAQQIGALLLHNQARGSLKLGATQWDWGRKTLVMGIVNVTPDSFSNDGLLEAETSQIQQQALEFAAAGADILDVGGESTRPGASIVSIDQEIARVVPAIQAIRHVCQLPISIDSYKAEVVAAALEAGANVVNDIWGLRQADGSWNTALAQLVAQAQVPIILMHNRVSMVEQFAHGTNYAASEYGDIIGEVCAELRQSIDFALQAGIANDLIVLDPGIGFGKSPEQNLQVLRQLRTIASLGYPLLVGTSRKSMIGITLNRPVEQRLWGTAATVAYAIQAGADIVRVHDVAAMVDVCRMTDALVRHEG
- a CDS encoding cytochrome c biogenesis CcdA family protein, producing MQQAQTQRQPSRLFTMAIIGLAVFVVAAILLIGVAQGGQNVITLAVPAFMAGVLSFLSPCTLPVLPAYFAWTFGINSAGDESLAQKRQRTIISSLAFFAGLATTMVVLGMAITATSQAIRGISSNKDLFAQIGGVIIIVMGVMSIFGIGFTGANIKRSSSATVGSAYLYGLTFALGWTACIGPILGAILTLLISTGASIIAGATLTFIYVLGLALPLMIVATFFNKLGQGSKGWKLLRGRALEFNIGKRVVILHSTSVISGVLLIAVGILLVTGQMSTLNDIALDNPISKWANNVQYDIQTFFTGE